A window of the Motacilla alba alba isolate MOTALB_02 chromosome 17, Motacilla_alba_V1.0_pri, whole genome shotgun sequence genome harbors these coding sequences:
- the SEC16A gene encoding protein transport protein Sec16A isoform X1 yields MQQPPQPVPPGAAPPPPAGVARNLYWRNSPLGKRANAAAAPVQPVTDPFAFGRQTPQGSPLDNPSKGSAPAFPQPALAHPPPARAGDGPHGPHGSLPAPGSQAGIGFPSVAAPSPSPGYVINSAADPGADPGLRGPAAPLHYNPGAAVENAFSVHPGMVSAASKPGARHDVGRDPNDAAPAPNTAALFPPPPQQPGPQWRPVPGNLQSPVRNFVPYPEPSPQTDVRNVSQPSVGTSHPPPHTNVPQGPGHQGMPQNIVQAPLSAASEKNGRNGPANSSHHMNSMQPGNVFRQNTDMTNPWSNQPYQEQFYPQPPLQDSGFVLPTAQENNPKNQSPATSEMSNRSIPTDRDTGTLSMFFKGDEAENEEILSSEKKYVMEKTEFDACQQNSASLYHQPVHPQQVATNILSQAQLGSAGEMVQKGMDVQYFPKLVSHQEAQAAKHSLFAGEDKAQVGDPAAGSQYENVENLECIQNQEVLPSEPQNINTSPAAGPDPYRYGSFPGQMLPKNAAVSHAEGGPNLEAPDSFPPPVRPDSVSSNYSNISHRSTSSSARPPEQVGTFIQQEIGKPDEESSASFFKQIDSSPLGGDSGELNLSKNYHGNLSQPPTPSPPKPTGVFQTSANSSFEPVRSHGVGIKPAEIDQAKMVVELRENHSNQKNIKKNTAVPAASPGNLEQPPDNLETIYMPQVHPGPLAGAGEAGNTLHSGPVVENIQSVSERRSSTRAQGAVKKCDSPATTLWAHNELPNFGGNVLLAPAAPAVYVPAKQTVEVIQPPEEGLSHQQPCKPGTIAVQHSQDGNIAFENLENPPKMGEEEALQSQASSGYASLLSSPPTESLQNQPILIAQPNQSYNLAQPINFSISLSNQLSNNENNQPMKDSGVGDKPAVGPQSSQAGGENMPLPVMQVGSLLVNALPNTNLLKHNLLQSPVNSSDAASNQPANLLMKTPLNLTPEGQKNVNVEGLVPEFASKPGSNSSVSPGTNLPSGSASGLVPPVNSIAQANNPANQSSSKEAAGVLDFTVPRTLEKSSTSNSVQVHNQSPSGAPAQQAAGAGQVRPEVPDKQHFYQQVTKDVQHQAAADRAAQGALPPQPQMQAAQMQPPTSGQSSVPPDSQISTGAKAVQQGDSQALGNRPQPGGPQEAGSGQPRYEQTSPGKQPVPEQPPGAPAAAAPPATTAQAVPPNGQQDLQRPPPPQTPQEAFGPPQNPYYYYRHPYDAYQPPYPPPYPPADPRTAAHLYYMEDSYGQYDPRYRHYDSSTAYMEPGSYRYPEPERPSSRASHCSDRPSSRQGYTEDYYGKGGWSDYYSGYYPNSYDYGDPSRWERYPYDPRYRDPRSYDQRYWYDAEHNPYQKREAYPYGSRNERYEDNWRYDPRFTGSFDDDTEPPRDPYGDEFERRSVHSEHSGHSLRSSRSVHSHHSSFSSRSQQSQLYRSNQDLTGGAYEPAAPAVPLHADYPYGGYDPGFDGQQPFPDYGYPAETGWSAVEQAPLRPSTPEKFSVPHICARFGPGGFLIKALPNLPSEGQPALVEIHSMETMLQHSPEQEEMRAFPGPLAKDETHKVDVINFAQSKAAQCFKNENLIDKESASLLWDFIVLLCRQNGTVVGTDLAELLLRDHKTVWLPGKSPNEANLIDFTNEALEQVEEESGEAQLSFLTDNLVTTVDSFEKETERFRELLLYGRKKDALESAMKHGLWGHALLLASKMDSRTHARVMTRFANSLPINDPLQTVYQLMSGRMPAASTCCGDEKWGDWRPHLAMVLSNLTNNVDLESRTIATMGDTLASKGLLDAAHFCYLMAQVGFGVYTRKTTKLVLIGSNHSLPFLKFATNEAIQRTEAYEYAQSLGSQPGCLPNFQVFKFIYACRLAEMGLAAQAFHYCEVISRTVLKDPHYYSPVLIAQLIQMSSQLRLFDPQIKEKPEQESFIEPSWLVTLRHVDGQIKEGAIAYNTDRSTPPPYECSTPSSELDRASQCDGGGARDVGPGAENALLASLLPNMAQQMQSVQLMPSVPQAVLDGSAAMIPPGDQGSVPFYPVAPQSLGPGPGFASQGFSNPYGTEPAPLYLGTTLPPGGPPQEMESQPEEQTNLETGMQRVAPEPPSQNSFPEQREDDFYGRMANMGYGRRSRTTSESSAHSVGRERSNSAAKQPSPPPSAPAGKDTKKETKKEAAPRKSGGTWFRWLMGKGKNEAHLPDDKNKSIVWDEQKQRWVNLDEPEEESKPPPPPPTGFPKAAQAAPPGPGGPPGASVNVFSRRAAGSRARYVDVLNPGGTKASGAVPAPSDLFAPLAPMPIPANVFVPNSVPGESQPVEGSGAAEHTAAANQTNTDPAAAVEPEYINPAALPPGSGLPVPNPDGSQSGELSRSSSMSSLSREVSQHFNQPAAVPPSGAPSAGAVPFYNPSQFAQSPAATGSSRLGRIGQRKYPTLK; encoded by the exons ATGCAGCAGCCACCGCAGCCTGTCCCTCCGGGGgcggctcctcctcctcccgccggCGTGGCTCGCAACCTGTACTGGAGGAACAGCCCTCTGGGCAAGCGGGCAAACGCCGCCGCTGCGCCGGTGCAGCCCGTGACAGACCCGTTTGCCTTCGGCAGGCAAACCCCGCAGGGCTCCCCCCTGGACAATCCATCCAAGGGCAGCGCCCCGGCCTTCCCGCAGCCAGCCCTCGCGCatccgccgcccgcccgcgccgggGACGGCCCGCACGGACCCCAcggctccctgccagctcccggCTCTCAGGCGGGGATCGGCTTTCCCAGCGTTGCAGCTCCTTCTCCGTCCCCGGGGTACGTTATAAATAGCGCTGCAGATCCCGGCGCCGATCCTGGACTGCGCGGGCCCGCAGCGCCGTTGCATTATaacccaggagcagcagtggagaaTGCGTTCAGTGTGCATCCCGGAATGGTGTCTGCAGCGAGCAAACCTGGGGCTAGACACGACGTTGGCAGAGATCCAAATGATGCGGCTCCAGCACCCAACACGGCAGCACTCTTCCCACCgcctccccagcagcctgggccccAGTGGAGGCCTGTCCCAGGGAATCTGCAGTCTCCAGTTCGGAATTTTGTGCCCTATCCTGAGCCGTCTCCTCAGACTGACGTTCGTAACGTTTCTCAGCCTTCCGTCGGCACTTCTCACCCTCCTCCACACACAAATGTCCCACAGGGTCCCGGGCACCAAGGTATGCCACAAAACATCGTGCAAGCGCCTTTATCCGCTGCTTCTGAGAAGAATGGCAGGAACggccctgcaaacagcagtCATCACATGAACAGCATGCAGCCTGGAAATGTGTTTAGGCAGAACACAGACATGACTAACCCTTGGTCAAACCAACCTTACCAGGAACAGTTTTACCCACAGCCGCCTTTGCAAGACTCCGGTTTTGTCCTtcccacagctcaggaaaacaaccccaaaaaccagTCTCCGGCTACGTCTGAAATGTCAAATAGATCTATTCCCACAGATCGAGATACAGGAACTCTCTCCATGTTTTTCAAAGGGGATgaggcagaaaatgaagaaatactttcatctgaaaaaaaatacgTAATGGAGAAAACAGAGTTTGATGCCTGCCAGCAAAATTCGGCCTCCCTGTATCACCAGCCTGTGCATCCTCAGCAGGTGGCAACCAATATTCTCTctcaggcacagctgggttCAGCTGGTGAGATGGTACAGAAAGGAATGGATGTCCAGTACTTCCCTAAACTTGTCAGCCATCAGGAGGCACAGGCTGCTAAGCACTCTCTGTTTGCTGGTGAGGACAAGGCACAGGTAGGTGACCCAGCTGCTGGGTCCCAGTACGAAAATGTGGAGAACCTGGAGTGCATTCAGAATCAGGAAGTGCTGCCAAGTGAACCACAGAACATCAACACTTCCCCTGCTGCTGGTCCCGATCCGTACAGGTACGGATCCTTCCCGGGTCAGATGCTTCCCAAGAACGCTGCTGTGAGCCATGCTGAAGGAGGACCAAACTTGGAGGCACCTgattccttccctccccctgtCCGACCAGACAGCGTCTCTTCCAACTACAGCAACATCAGCCACAGGAGCACTTCCAGCTCTGCACGGCCCCCAGAGCAGGTCGGTACCTTTATCCAGCAGGAGATCGGGAAGCCTGATGAGGAATCCTCTGCCAGCTTCTTCAAACAGATTGACTCCTCTCCTCTGGGAGGTGATTCAGGTGAGCTAAACCTCAGCAAGAACTACCATGGCAATCTATCCCAGCCTCCCACTCCAAGTCCTCCTAAGCCTACAGGAGTGTTTCAGACAAGTGCAAATAGTTCTTTTGAACCTGTGAGGTCCCACGGAGTTGGTATAAAACCTGCAGAGATTGACCAAGCAAAGATGGTGGTTGAATTAAGAGAGAACCACTCAAACCAAAAGAATATCAAGAAGAACACGGCAGTGCCTGCTGCATCCCCTGGCAATCTTGAACAGCCACCAGATAATCTGGAAACAATTTACATGCCTCAGGTGCACCCAGGGCCTCTTGCAGGCGCTGGGGAGGCTGGAAACACGCTGCACTCTGGACCTGTTGTGGAAAATATACAATCAGTCTCTGAGAGACGCTCCTCAaccagagctcagggagcagtTAAGAAGTGTGATAGCCCAGCAACAACTTTATGGGCTCACAATGAGTTAccaaattttgggggaaatgtTCTCCtagctcctgctgctcctgcggTGTACGTACCTGCCAAACAGACTGTGGAGGTCATTCAGCCACCAGAAGAAGGCCTGTCTCATCAGCAGCCATGTAAACCAGGGACTATTGCTGTGCAGCACTCCCAGGATGGAAATATAGCTTTTGAAAATCTTGAGAATCCTCCCAAaatgggagaggaggaagcacTTCAGTCTCAGGCAAGTTCTGGTTATGCAAGTTTATTGTCTTCTCCACCTACAGAGTCTTTGCAAAATCAGCCTATCCTGATTGCTCAGCCTAATCAAAGCTATAACTTGGCTCAgccaattaatttttctatttctctatCTAATCAGCTAAGCAACAATGAAAACAATCAGCCAATGAAGGACTCTGGAGTAGGGGACAAGCCTGCCGTGGGTCCCCAAAGTTCACAAGCTGGTGGGGAAAACATGCCGTTACCTGTGATGCAAGTTGGATCTCTCTTAGTTAATGCACTTCCAAATACTAATCTgttaaaacataatttattgCAAAGTCCTGTTAATTCTTCTGATGCTGCTTCTAATCAGCCTGCAAACTTGCTTATGAAAACACCTCTTAATTTGACTCCAGAAGGGCAAAAGAATGTTAATGTGGAAGGCCTTGTTCCTGAATTTGCTAGCAAGCCAGGATCTAACTCGTCTGTTTCTCCTGGGACAAATCTTCCCAGTGGAAGTGCAAGTGGCCTAGTCCCCCCTGTTAATTCCATAGCACAGGCTAATAATCCTGCAAATCAATCAAGTAGCAAAGAAGCTGCTGGAGTGCTGGACTTCACAGTGCCACGGACGttggagaaaagcagcacaagtaATTCTGTCCAGGTGCACAATCAGTCACCCTCTGGTGCTCCAGCCCAACAGGCAGCTGGTGCTGGTCAGGTGCGTCCCGAGGTGCCTGACAAGCAACATTTCTATCAACAGGTGACAAAGGATGTGCAgcaccaggctgcagcagacCGAGCTGCACAGGGAGCGCTGCCACCCCAGCCACAAATGCAAGCGGCTCAAATGCAGCCACCAACATCTGGGCAGTCCTCAGTTCCTCCAGACTCCCAGATTTCCACAGGGGCCAAAGCCGTGCAGCAGGGGGACAGCCAGGCGCTGGGTAACCgtccccagcctggggggcCCCAAGAGGCAGGCTCAGGCCAGCCAAGGTACGAGCAGACGAGTCCCGGGAAGCAGCCGGTGCCAGAACAGCCTCCAGGTGCTCCAGCTGCCgcagcccctcctgccaccACTGCTCAGGCAGTGCCACCCAACGGGCAGCAAGACCTGCAGCGTCCACCCCCTCCTCAGACCCCTCAGGAAGCCTTTGGTCCACCCCAGAACCCTTACTACTACTACAGACATCCTTACGATGCTTACCAGCCCCCATATCCACCACCTTATCCTCCTGCAGaccccaggacagcagctcaCCTTTATTACATG GAGGACAGCTATGGGCAGTACGACCCCCGGTACCGGCACTACGACAGCAGCACTGCCTACATGGAGCCCGGCAGCTACCGCTACCCCGAGCCCGAGCGGCCCAGCTCCAGGGCCAGCCACTGCTCTGACAGACCTTCCTCCAG GCAAGGCTATACAGAAGATTATTATGGAAAAGGTGGATGGAGTGATTATTATTCAGGCTATTACCCCAACTCCTACGACTATGGAG ATCCAAGTCGCTGGGAACGATACCCATATGACCCCAGGTACAGAGACCCCAGAAGTTACGACCAGAGGTACTGGTATGATGCTGAACACAACCCTTACCAGAAGAGAGAAGCATATCCATATGGCAGCAG GAACGAGCGATACGAGGATAACTGGAGGTACGACCCCCGTTTCACCGGCAGCTTTGACGATGACACGGAGCCCCCCAGGGATCCCTACGGGGACGAGTTTGAGCGGCGCAGCGTGCACAGCGAGCACTCGGGCCACAGCCTGCGCAGCTCCCGCAGCGTGcacagccaccacagcagcttcagctctCGCTCCCAGCAg agccagctgtACAGGAGCAATCAGGATCTAACGGGCGGTGCCTACGAGCCCGCTGCGCCGGCGGTGCCGCTGCACGCCGATTATCCCTACGGAGGGTATGACCCCGGCTTTGATGgacagcagcctttcccagacTATGGCTACCCTGCTGAAACAGGCTGGTCAGCTGTGGAGCAAG CACCTTTAAGGCCCTCAACACCCGAGAAATTTTCAGTGCCTCATATCTGTGCCAGGTTTGGGCCTGGGGGCTTCTTAATAAAAGCACTGCCAAACCTGCCTTCTGAGGGTCAGCCAGCTCTGGTTGAAATCCACAGCATGGAG acTATGTTACAACATTCTCCAGAGCAAGAAGAGATGAGAGCCTTTCCTGGTCCTCTTGCTAA ggatgaGACCCATAAAGTGGATGTTATTAATTTTGCACAAAGTAAAGCTGCACAGTGCTTtaagaatgaaaatttaattgaCAAAGAATCTGCGAGTCTTCTTTGGGACTTTATTGTACTGTTGTGCAGGCAGAATGGG accgTCGTGGGAACAGACCTGGCTGAACTTCTGCTCCGAGATCACAAAACGGTGTGGCTTCCTGGGAAGTCCCCTAATGAAGCAAATTTGATTGATTTCACTAATGAGGCTTTGGAACAAGTGGAAGAGGAATCTGGTGAAGCCCAGCTCTCGTTCCTCACTGATAATCTCGTAACCACAGTTGACAGTTTTGAGAAGGAGACTGAGAGATTCAGGGAGTTGCTGCTTTATGGCCGTAAGAAA GATGCTTTGGAGTCTGCCATGAAGCATGGTTTGTGGGGTCATGCTCTGCTCCTTGCCAGCAAAATGGACAGCAGGACACATGCAAGAGTGATGACCAG ATTTGCCAACAGCCTCCCAATTAATGACCCTCTGCAGACTGTTTACCAGCTCATGTCTGGAAGGATGCCAGCTGCATCCACG TGCTGTGGAGATGAGAAGTGGGGAGACTGGAGGCCTCATCTAGCAATGGTGTTATCCAACTTGACCAATAACGTGGACTTGGAATCCAGGACCATTGCAACCATGGGAGACACTCTGG CTTCTAAAGGCCTGCTGGATGCTGCTCATTTTTGTTACCTTATGGCCCAAGTTGGGTTTGGAGTTTACACAAGGAAGACAACAAAGCTTGTCCTAATTGGATCAAATCACAG CTTGCCATTTTTAAAGTTTGCCACCAATGAAGCCATTCAAAGAACAGAAGCTTATGAGTATGCACAGTCCCTGGGAAGTCAGCCTGGCTGCTTGCCCAATTTCCAG GTTTTTAAGTTCATCTATGCCTGTCGGCTGGCTGAGATGGGCCTCGCTGCCCAGGCTTTCCACTACTGTGAAGTGATTTCCAGAACTGTCCTCAAAGATCCACATTACTATTCCCCTGTGCTGATTGCCCAGCTAATCCAG ATGTCATCCCAGCTGCGCCTGTTCGACCctcagataaaagaaaaaccagaacagGAATCTTTTATTGAACCCTCCTGGTTAGTGACACTTCGACATGTGGATGGACAGATCAAG gagggTGCAATAGCCTATAACACAGACAGATCCACTCCCCCTCCCTATGAatgcagcactcccagctctgagctggacCGTGCCAGTCAGTGTGATGGGGGAGGTGCCCGTGACGTGGGGCCAGGTGCTGAAAATGCCTTGCTGGCATCCCTGTTACCCAATATGGCTCAACAGATGCAGAGCGTGCAGCTGATGCCTTCAG TACCTCAGGCTGTCCTTGATGGCTCAGCTGCCATGATTCCTCCTGGTGACCAGGGAAGTGTCCCCTTCTACCCAGTGGCTCCTCAGTCTCTTGGCCCAGGACCTGGCTTTGCATCTCAAGGATTTTCAAATCCCTATGGAACTGAACCAGCCCCACTCTATTTAGGAACAACACTACCCCCAGGAGGGCCACCACAAGAAATGGAATCACAGCCAGAAGAGCAGACAAACCTGGAAACAG gaatgcaGAGAGTTGCCCCGGAGCCTCCTTCACAAAActccttccctgagcagagAGAGGATGATTTCTATGGCAGGATGGCTAACATG GGCTATGGGCGAAGGTCCCGAACAACCTCAGAGTCCTCTGCTCATTCTGTGGGACGAGAGAGATCCAACTCTGCAGCCAAGCaaccctctcctcctccctctgctcctgcagggaaagacactaaaaaagaaacaaaaaaggaggCAGCACCCAGAAAG aGTGGTGGAACCTGGTTTCGCTGGctgatgggaaaaggaaagaatgaggCTCACCTGCCAGATGACAAGAATAAATCA ATTGTTTGGGATGAGCAGAAACAACGTTGGGTTAATCTGGATGAACCTGAAGAAGAG AGTAAACCTCCTCCACCCCCTCCAACAGGATTTCCTAaagctgctcaggctgctcccCCGGGGCCTGGAGGCCCACCTGGTGCCTCTGTCAACGTgttctccaggagagcag CTGGAAGCAGAGCCCGTTATGTGGATGTCCTGAATCCAGGAGGAACCAAGGCGAGTGGTGCTGTTCCTGCACCATCAGACCTGTTTGCCCCCCTGGCACCCATGCCCATTCCTGCCAACGTGTTTGTTCCAAACTCAG TTCCAGGGGAATCCCAGCCCGTGGAAGGgagtggagcagcagagcacacagcagctgcaaaccaaaccaacacagaccctgctgcagctgtggaacCAGAG tacataaaccctgcagcccttcctcctGGATCTGGACTTCCTGTTCCTAACCCTGATGGCTCCCAGTCAGGCGAG CTTTCGCGCTCTAGTTCAATGAGTTCATTATCACGTGAAGTAAGCCAGCATTTTAATCAG cctgctgctgttccacccTCGGGGGCACCTTCAGCAGGGGCGGTACCGTTCTACAACCCCTCTCAATTTGCACAA tctcctgcagccactggaaGTTCAAGACTGGGAAGAATTGGACAGAGGAAGTATCCAACATTGAAGTAG